The following proteins are co-located in the Delphinus delphis chromosome 5, mDelDel1.2, whole genome shotgun sequence genome:
- the MTHFD2L gene encoding bifunctional methylenetetrahydrofolate dehydrogenase/cyclohydrolase 2, mitochondrial isoform X1: protein MTVSARAFWLLRGGLGRVSALGRSAASLLAAPGTAGRAFRGFRSSGLRTSREKRFHVPEVATVCLPTCPHPQSSLLICSDSLVV from the exons ATGACAGTGTCGGCCCGCGCCTTCTGGCTGCTCCGCGGCGGCCTGGGCCGAGTGTCGGCGTTGGGCCGGAGCGCGGCGTCGCTCTTGGCGGCGCCGGGAACGGCCGGGCGCGCGTTCCGGGGCTTTCGGAGCAGCGGCTTGAG GACCAGCAGAGAGAAGAGATTCCATGTTCCAGAGGTCGCCACTGTCTGCCTCCCCACTTGTCCCCATCCTCAGTCATCTCTTTTAATATGTAGTGACTCATTAGTTGTCTAG